Genomic window (Methanosphaera sp.):
TGGTAGTTCAACTTCTTTTCCATCACGCATTAGTAGTGCTGTTTCTGGTGCAATTTCAACTAATGATTTTATTGAATGTTTTGCACGGTGTTCTGAGTAGTCTTCTAGGAATTCTGCTACAAAGTATAGAAATGTTACAGCTGCTGCCTCTTCAAAGTGTCCTATTATGAACGATGCTATTGCTGCTATACATACTAGTACTGCTGGTGTTATGTTATGTCTTAGTATTGCTTTTTTTGCCATTTTTGCTATGTCATATCCTGATATTACTGCTACTACCAGAAATAGTATCATTGGTATTGTCTGAATTGACATGTAATCCATGATTATTCCTGCTGCAAATAATATTCCACTTGAAAGTATTATTTGTATTGCACGATTTTGTATGAGTGGTATTCCTTCTTTAATTACATCTTCTTCATCTTCATCTGCACAATCTTCACAGTTACATATTTTTATATCTCCAGATTCACCACAACAGCAGTCATCATCACAACAACAATCATCATCACAGCAGTCATCATCTTCATCACAACAGCAGCATTCATCTTCATGTTCATATTCATGGTGATGGTGGTGATGGTGTTCATCTTCTTCATGGCAGTGACATTCATCATCTGTGCATGAATCTGTATGTTCATGGTGATGATGGTGGTGTCCTTCATGGTCATGATGGTGATGGTGTTCTTCTTTTGCATCTATATCTAGACCATTTTCATGTTGGTAGTTTTTTAGTAGTTGTTTGTTGTAATGTTGATGATTCATGCAATGTAGATTTTCACATTCTGGATCCATACATATAAAATTGAAGTGTTCTGGATTAAAACATGCTTTTTCATGACATTCTGGTTCATAACATTCATTTATTTTAGTTTTGTTTTCCAATTTCTCACCTTCCCTATGTTTTTTTAGGGGAGTTTATTTTTTTTTTATTAGTGTGGGTGGTTATTTTTTTATTCAAGGACGTGTTCTATACCCATATTTAGTATTTCTACTACGTGTTTGTCTGCTAATGAGTATCGTACAAGTTTTCCTTCTTTTTGGTATTTCACTAGATTTTTACTTCTTAGTGTTCTTAGCTGATGTGATACTGCTGATTGACTCATGTTTAGTATTTCACATATATCACATACGCATAGATCTTCTATTACAAGAAGTGACATTATTTTAAGCCTTGTTGTATTCCCAAATATTTTAAATGTTTCTTCTAGTTTCATGTATGTTTCTTCTGAATCCATGCCTTCTTTGGCTTTTTTTATTGCATCTATGTGGATTTCTTTTATTTGACATACATCGTCTGCAATATTATTTTTCTCATCACTCATATGAATCACTCTTCATATGAATGTTTATTCATATGTCCTATATAAAAGTTTCATAATAAAATAACTAAAAAGTATTATCTAAAAAAATATGAAAAAATAAACAATAAAAAATTGAAAAAAAATCAGATGAATAAAAAAAAAGAAAAAAAAAGATTTAATAAATTTATTTTTTAAGTATAAATTTATTAGTCCTCAACTTCACTACTTGTCTTCATTGTAGTTGACGAAGTTGTATTGTTTGCTGTTGTATTATTACTATCTGATGAATTTGAATCATCAACAAATGTCTGATTTT
Coding sequences:
- a CDS encoding metalloregulator ArsR/SmtB family transcription factor: MSDEKNNIADDVCQIKEIHIDAIKKAKEGMDSEETYMKLEETFKIFGNTTRLKIMSLLVIEDLCVCDICEILNMSQSAVSHQLRTLRSKNLVKYQKEGKLVRYSLADKHVVEILNMGIEHVLE